The sequence TTCAAGCCGATGGTGCTTATACCAGTTGAGATTTTCCAGCTCCTGGCGCTGCTGGGTGAGCATAGTGGTCATCGACAGATGACGGCGCGACCAAGCTAGCTGACTGGTGAGTAATTTAAAGATGGTCAGGTGGTGATTAGCCCACTGCCAGTGGGGGGGTGAAACCACCACTATGACCCCAGTCACCAGGTGAACCGGGGCGGTGCGCAGGGCAGTGATGAGCAGCCGACTACCCGGTGGAGCGGTGAACCAATCAGCGGTCTCGGCAGGCAATTCCTCTACGGTAAGGGGCAGCATACCATCGGTTTGCAGCGCCCAGTTAATCACCGCATCGGCCCCTATGGAAATCGGGTGATTGGTTTTCACCTGCACGCTGGCATTTTGGCTGGCCACTTGGGTAACCTCGGCGGTCATGCTACCGGGGTGCCAGCTGATTAGCAGCACCATGGAGCTTTGGAGGAGCTGCATGATGTGCTGGAGAGTGACCTGCTCCACCTGATCGGAGTGCAGCCCTTTGTGCAACGACTGCAGCCCCCACTGAATTGACTCATAGACATGCTGCTGCTGATCGAGTTGGCGCTGCAACTGCCACTGGTGCAATATCACCCCGATCTGTCGGGCTACGGCCTCAAACAGGGACTGTTCGATCGAGGTCCACTGGCGGCTAATGCGATCGCAGATCATGACGATACCTTCGGGGGCCTGGCCTGGGGCCACATTACTAATCAGTACGGCCTGGGCACCGAGTTCGAGTAGGTAAGGTCGCCAGGCCATCAGCTTGAGGTTGGTGCTCAAACTATCAATGCTCACGGCGGAGGGGCTGCGCTCTAGCATTTGCCAATCGACATCGTCGAGGCAGGGCCACAGCATGGGCACCCCCCGAGGTCGGCTGGCTTGGCTTTGAAAGCAGAGGTCATAGCCGTTGCGATCGGGGTTGAACAGGAGAACAAAAAACTGCTGAATGGCGAGGCGAGCTTGCAGCACCGTAAAGCAGGTTTGCAGCGTGTGTTGCCAGTCAGCATCGCCGTGAATGCCCTGGATCACCCCGGTAGTGAGGTGCAGGTCAAGCTCAATTTGGCGACTGCTCTCGCGGGCAGTGGCGGCGGGTAAGGCCAAACTGAGCAGTTGGGCAGCGCCAATTAAGAACTGTTTCTCCACCTCTTTCCAAATTCGGGGCAGGTTACCTTCTACCGAGACAAAGCCGATCAGGTCGCCCTGCTGACTAATGGGGGCAACCAAAAGCGACTGGGCATGAATGTGCTGCATGAGGCGATCGGAGACAATGGTCTTGAGCGCCCCCTTGCTTTCGACCACGACCACTAGCTGTTGGTTACACAGGGCCTGGTAGAGACCCCGCACTTCATCGACAGCAATATGGGCGTTGGGGTCAGGCTCTTGGGTGGTGGGGCGTAGGGCCAAGGCGGGCATGCGTTGCCAGAAGTAGTTGCCTTTCGGCTCAAACCAAAAGATGCGGGCGCGGTGGGGTGAAATAAACCGCTGAACTTCGCGCAACACCTCTTTAAGCTGACTGTCGACATCGGGCAAGTTGCCCAGGCTGCCAATGAGCCCTAGCAAGGGCTGATCTAAGCGCTTAGTCTGCTGACGCTGCTGGTCGGCCTCAAAGTGGTGCAGGGCTTCAGCCAGCTCGCCCATCACAATGGCTAAGTACGATCGCTCACCCAGAGAGGCACTCTTGCCCCAATCAGGAGACGCCAGCACCAGCAGCCCAAAACACACATCCTGGTGCTTGATGGGAAAAATAATCGCACTCTGCAACGCCAGCTGCTTGGCAATGGTGCCCCACTCCCCCGCCCGAATTTCATTTTGCAGGTCGGCCACAATCAGGGGGCGCTGTTGAATCACCACCTGCTCCATCACATCCCCAGAGGTGAGGTTGATCATGGTGCGAATCGATCGCATTTGGCTGGGGCTATGGCAGCCTTTGGTCAGTAGGCGCTGGTTGATGCGATCGTACCGCCCGATCCAAGCCACCTCAAAGGCCAGCTCTTGGTGCACATGATCGAGGGCCAAAGTCATCGCCTCTTCTGGCGTAGTCGTACTCCGCAGCGCCTTGAGTAGGCGCGACAGGGCCATGATCTTTTGGTCGTGATGCTCGTAGGGGGAATCGTTGGATCGCAATTGCGCCATTGACGTCAACAAACTCCTCGGTTGCAGGAAAGGGATAAGCAGGCAAAACGTCTAGCCCGGTGTCTTAGCAGACCCGATGCCCGACCCCCAGAATTAACCCAGGGTGCTAACCTAACCGCCCACTCAAACCCGACCAGGTTCTTCGACAAGACCTTGACTTACCGGGCTATGGCGGTCGTGATTGCTGTAGACTCCACCCAGATCTGCTCAGTGATCACAAGCAACCCATGAGGGCTGCTTTAATGAAAGAAGACTGCAAGACCAGCACAGCCCTCTTAACCTCAAGACCACCAACCGTTGTGCTCACCTGGCGTGCTCCTTGGTGCAAAAAGCCACAGACAGCCAGAATTATGCCTGTAGCCTGAATATCAGTTTACCCCGCCCGCCGTTTGCATTCACCAATACAGTCTGTGAAAGATCCCTACCGTCAGATTGTGCGCCCGCTGCTATTTCACGGCGTCACCCTAGATCCTGAGTTCCTCCACCGCCGCGCGATTAACCTGCTGACCTGGCTGGGTCAATCTCAAAAGTCAGGGGTGGCGGCCCAAGCCCACCCCTGGCTACGGCAGCAATTTTGCCTTGCCGACCCCCGCCTGGCTCAGACCTACTGGGGACTGCCGTTTGCTAACCCCTTGGGCCTAGCGGCAGGGTTTGATAAAGATGGTGAAGCGGCCCCAGTCTGGCCTCTGATGGGCTTTGGCTTTGCCGAGTTAGGCACCGTCACTCGCCACCCGCAGCCGGGCAATCCCCAACCCCGCCTATTTCGGCTGGTGAAGGATGAGGCAGTGCTTAACCGCATGGGCTTCAATAACCACGGTGCAGCGGCCCTGGCAAAACGACTGGCCACCTACTGGGCCTCGGCCCGGCCCACCGTGCCCATCGGGATTAACCTGGGTAAGTCTAAGGTGACGGAGCTAGCCGATGCCGCTGAAGACTATCGGTTTAGCTTTCAGCAGCTCTACCCCTACGGCGATTACTTTGTAGTGAATGTGTCGTCGCCCAATACGCCAGGGCTAAGGTCGCTACAGGCCACCGACCAACTCGCGCCCATTTTGGCCGCCCTGCAGGAAGAGAACCGAGATCACAAGCCCATTCTGGTCAAAATTGCCCCTGACCTCGCCTATCCTGACCTTGATGCGGTAATTGATCTGGCCCTAGCCCACGGTCTAGCGGGCATTATTGCCACCAATACCACCATTGCTCGTACCGGGCTACAAACCAAAACCCTGCTACAAACCGGCAACGCCGTTGCTGAAGAAGCGGGGGGAATTAGCGGTGCTCCTCTGCGGCAGCGCTCTACCGCCATCATTCATTACATTTACCAGCGCACCGAAGGCAAACTACCGATTGTGGGGGTAGGGGGGATTTTTACCGCTGCCGATGCCTGGGAAAAGATTGCTGCCGGGGCCAGCTTGCTCCAGGTCTATACCGGTTGGATCTATGAAGGCCCATGGATGGCGCGCCGAATATTGGAAGGCTTGTTGACCCAGTTGGAAGAGCACCGGCTGACCACCATCGCCGAGGCGGTAGGGCTGAGCCACCGGAGTTAAGCACAGATGCCAATTGGTTTAAATATCGATTTAGGAAGGTGGATTTATTAAAGTGAAAGTCTTAGGTAGGGGCGTAGGCGATTGGGTCAAGACAGGCTAGAGGCCCATCCCACAAGAGGGTATCCCTTTGATCCTTTGGGGGTCTCTGGGGAAGTCTTGTGGGATAACCGTGGCAGCCTGGAGACAACCAGACTTGGGCTAGAGGCTATTTACGGCCTGGGGTAATTTTTTCGACCAGATCTTTAGCGTTGTTCACCACCCCCCCTTCCTCGGGGTTTTGTTGACGGTACTGCTTGAGATTGGCTTTGTATGCTTTCTGCACCCCGTTGGGGTCGTCGATCACATCTAGGGCTTCTTCGTAGGCCTGCTCTCGGGGTTCTTCAGTCATCACCTGATCGACTGGGGTAGAGGGGCTTTGGGCTTGGGCCGCGTAGGCAGGCTGGTGGGCCATCATCAGCCAGCTAGTGATGCTGGCGAAACCCAGCAATACGAGCGATCGCAAACGACGGCTAGAGACTGATTGAATCAACGAGATCAGACGTTGCATAGGGACTCCTAATGCTGGGGATAGTGGGACTTATCGTAGAAAACTGCGTTTTTGCAGAAAATTGAGGGGAATATGGTCTCTTGATGACAAAAACTAGCTTAAGCTGTATATTACGCAACCAATTGTCCCTGTTGCTCTACCGACAGACATAGGTTGTCGGC is a genomic window of Nodosilinea sp. E11 containing:
- a CDS encoding GAF domain-containing protein yields the protein MAQLRSNDSPYEHHDQKIMALSRLLKALRSTTTPEEAMTLALDHVHQELAFEVAWIGRYDRINQRLLTKGCHSPSQMRSIRTMINLTSGDVMEQVVIQQRPLIVADLQNEIRAGEWGTIAKQLALQSAIIFPIKHQDVCFGLLVLASPDWGKSASLGERSYLAIVMGELAEALHHFEADQQRQQTKRLDQPLLGLIGSLGNLPDVDSQLKEVLREVQRFISPHRARIFWFEPKGNYFWQRMPALALRPTTQEPDPNAHIAVDEVRGLYQALCNQQLVVVVESKGALKTIVSDRLMQHIHAQSLLVAPISQQGDLIGFVSVEGNLPRIWKEVEKQFLIGAAQLLSLALPAATARESSRQIELDLHLTTGVIQGIHGDADWQHTLQTCFTVLQARLAIQQFFVLLFNPDRNGYDLCFQSQASRPRGVPMLWPCLDDVDWQMLERSPSAVSIDSLSTNLKLMAWRPYLLELGAQAVLISNVAPGQAPEGIVMICDRISRQWTSIEQSLFEAVARQIGVILHQWQLQRQLDQQQHVYESIQWGLQSLHKGLHSDQVEQVTLQHIMQLLQSSMVLLISWHPGSMTAEVTQVASQNASVQVKTNHPISIGADAVINWALQTDGMLPLTVEELPAETADWFTAPPGSRLLITALRTAPVHLVTGVIVVVSPPHWQWANHHLTIFKLLTSQLAWSRRHLSMTTMLTQQRQELENLNWYKHHRLEDLYRVLGKLAQDLDHLHGRDSTLSSDLQLLHGQIVAVLDTAEELLVGERWQLHNQYQTMPLVSLLNRLVERINPILEARQLWSKVHNESNVVLGGDMLKLELILYEVMAAACNRSPLGGRIDLWCRVLNLDWVELSITDDGNCPPRLIDELQQGHPLDVLAPSLLDGSPGLHLAICKMLIDQLGGEMSFSTLDDGRTHSRLLLPLAAYPDLTKPKPKTLLASSPENGKPSLT
- a CDS encoding quinone-dependent dihydroorotate dehydrogenase, with amino-acid sequence MKDPYRQIVRPLLFHGVTLDPEFLHRRAINLLTWLGQSQKSGVAAQAHPWLRQQFCLADPRLAQTYWGLPFANPLGLAAGFDKDGEAAPVWPLMGFGFAELGTVTRHPQPGNPQPRLFRLVKDEAVLNRMGFNNHGAAALAKRLATYWASARPTVPIGINLGKSKVTELADAAEDYRFSFQQLYPYGDYFVVNVSSPNTPGLRSLQATDQLAPILAALQEENRDHKPILVKIAPDLAYPDLDAVIDLALAHGLAGIIATNTTIARTGLQTKTLLQTGNAVAEEAGGISGAPLRQRSTAIIHYIYQRTEGKLPIVGVGGIFTAADAWEKIAAGASLLQVYTGWIYEGPWMARRILEGLLTQLEEHRLTTIAEAVGLSHRS